The following coding sequences are from one Rutidosis leptorrhynchoides isolate AG116_Rl617_1_P2 chromosome 11, CSIRO_AGI_Rlap_v1, whole genome shotgun sequence window:
- the LOC139874192 gene encoding uncharacterized protein, with translation MGLTSDVQSHHKTHKCFLISNYILLGAASSCIFLTLSLSLIPSLVGALLVLLHVITIAGAISGCNAVSAGSNKWYAFHMVATVLTAIFQGSISVLIFTTTDNFLKSLNSYVREDAAANILKLSGGLCVLMFCLEWFVLTLAFFLRYYAFVEGGRDDRKVRAEEDSKNWTPPFQV, from the coding sequence atgggtcttacaagtgaTGTTCAATCTCACCACAAAACACACAAATGTTTCTTAATTTCTAACTACATTTTACTAGGAGCAGCTTCAAGTTGCATATTCCTAACTCTTTCGCTAAGCTTAATCCCGTCTCTCGTGGGGGCCCTACTAGTCCTCCTCCACGTCATCACAATCGCGGGTGCAATTTCTGGGTGCAACGCCGTGTCAGCAGGATCAAACAAATGGTACGCTTTTCACATGGTTGCTACAGTCTTAACAGCAATATTTCAAGGATCAATTTCAGTATTGATTTTCACAACCACTGATAACTTTTTAAAGTCGTTGAATTCGTACGTTAGAGAAGATGCTGCTGCGAATATTTTGAAATTGTCGGGTGGGCTTTGTGTTTTGATGTTCTGTTTGGAATGGTTTGTTTTGACACTTGCGTTTTTCTTGAGGTATTACGCGTTTGTTGAAGGTGGACGAGATGATCGAAAGGTTCGGGCCGAAGAGGACTCGAAAAACTGGACCCCACCGTTTCAAGTTTGA